The Desulfurispora thermophila DSM 16022 genome contains a region encoding:
- the dapA gene encoding 4-hydroxy-tetrahydrodipicolinate synthase has translation MTPDFGRLITAMITPYDRNMQVDYQLARKLARHLVQNGSDGLVVCGTTGESPVLSKEEKVELFRAVVEEVGGQATVIAGTGGNNTQASIELTRAAEKAGVDGVMLVCPYYNKPSQEGLYQHFKAVATSTNLPVMLYNIPGRTGINLLPATVARLAEIDNIVAIKEAAGSMDQVSELRRVLPDDFVIYSGDDSLTLPMLALGARGIVSVAAHLVGNEIKQMINAFMAGNITLATQLHLKLYPLFKGLFITTNPVPLKTALTLLGWPVGGPRLPLVETTAQEKESIKKVMEQAGLL, from the coding sequence TTGACACCGGACTTCGGGCGGCTGATTACCGCCATGATCACCCCTTACGACAGGAACATGCAGGTAGACTATCAGTTAGCCAGGAAGCTGGCCCGCCACCTGGTGCAAAACGGTTCCGACGGCCTGGTGGTCTGCGGCACCACCGGGGAGTCTCCCGTCCTGAGCAAAGAGGAGAAGGTGGAACTATTCCGGGCAGTGGTGGAGGAAGTGGGCGGTCAGGCCACGGTGATTGCCGGGACGGGGGGTAATAACACCCAGGCCAGCATCGAACTGACCCGGGCGGCGGAGAAAGCCGGTGTGGACGGCGTGATGCTGGTCTGCCCGTACTACAACAAGCCGTCCCAGGAAGGGCTGTACCAGCACTTCAAAGCGGTGGCCACCAGTACCAATTTGCCCGTCATGCTGTACAACATCCCCGGCCGGACCGGTATCAATCTGCTGCCCGCTACCGTGGCCAGGCTGGCGGAAATTGATAATATCGTAGCCATTAAAGAAGCGGCCGGCAGTATGGATCAGGTCAGTGAACTGCGCCGCGTGCTGCCCGACGACTTTGTCATCTACAGCGGTGATGATTCGCTCACCCTGCCCATGCTGGCCCTGGGGGCGCGGGGCATTGTCAGCGTGGCCGCCCACCTGGTGGGCAATGAGATCAAACAAATGATCAATGCTTTCATGGCTGGCAATATCACCCTGGCCACCCAGCTGCACCTGAAGCTGTATCCTTTGTTCAAAGGGCTTTTCATCACCACCAACCCGGTGCCGCTCAAAACAGCACTGACTCTGCTGGGCTGGCCGGTGGGCGGGCCGCGCCTGCCGCTGGTGGAAACCACGGCCCAGGAAAAGGAGAGCATTAAAAAGGTCATGGAACAGGCAGGCCTGCTGTAG
- a CDS encoding GNAT family N-acetyltransferase — protein MKIIRLTPHSPYCKEFENESLLHFTWLGDMSGLNFHGILVDNTLVARVAWQLDPTWCSEPDVLGIATLETLPRFRCQGFGQALVNYLRAAYPEKPIVFEVNSPFAYHFWQRYRPVYLGRGRGAASLYKIPPLTVCPPDSQLARAGHF, from the coding sequence ATGAAAATCATTCGCCTTACTCCCCATTCACCCTACTGCAAGGAATTTGAAAATGAATCGCTCCTGCACTTTACCTGGCTGGGAGACATGAGCGGATTAAATTTTCACGGTATCCTGGTGGATAATACCTTGGTGGCGCGGGTGGCCTGGCAGCTTGACCCCACCTGGTGCAGCGAGCCGGATGTGCTGGGTATTGCCACGCTGGAAACCCTGCCCCGCTTTCGCTGCCAGGGTTTCGGGCAGGCACTGGTGAATTACCTGCGCGCAGCGTACCCGGAAAAACCAATTGTCTTTGAAGTTAACAGCCCTTTTGCCTACCACTTCTGGCAGCGCTACCGGCCGGTCTACCTGGGCCGGGGGCGGGGCGCGGCCAGCCTGTATAAAATCCCTCCCCTCACCGTCTGCCCGCCCGACTCCCAGCTGGCCCGGGCCGGTCATTTTTGA